TCCTGGCTCGGCCCATCGGAGGAGGACAAGGCGATCCAAGCCGCCGCGGAAGCCGGCTACCCTCCCGCAATCCACGAGCTCGGCGTCAAAGCGGAAACCTCGAACCGCTATAAAGTCGCCCTCGAAAACTACGAGCGTTCCGCTTCGCTCGGACACATCCCCTCGCTCTACAAGCTTGGCTACTACTATCTCGAAGGCAGGGGCGTGGCGGTCGACTATCAAAAAGCCGTCAGCTACTTCCAAAAGGCGGCCGATACGGAAGACCCCATCGGCATGCTCAACCTCGGCCTCGCCTACGAGTACGGATTCGGCGTCGAGCAAGACCTCAGCAGGGCCTACGACCTCTACAAAGAAGCTCGGCTCCGCGGATCCTACTACGCCGAGTACGCTATCGGCAACTTGCTGGCCAGCGGCAAGATCGGCGAGGCCGCTTGGGAAGAGGCTATCCCCTACTGGGAAAGCGCCGGTGCCTACCGCAACAAAGACGCCTATCTTCGCCTCAGCGAGTGCCATCGCACAGGCAAAGGCGTCAAAAAGAACCTAAGCCTCGCCTTCAACTACTACAATCGAGCCTACGCCCTGACCTACTACGGCGACAACGATACCCAATACGAACTCGTCCAGTTCAAGCTCGACCCCAAAAGCGAACTCTACAACCCAGGGCAAGCCATAAACATGCTCCGCATGCTCGAACTGTCTGGGTACCCGCTCGCCGGATACAAGCTGGCCGAGCTCAACCGCGACGGTATCGGCCTGCGGCAAAACGCCAAGAAAGCCTACAACAAGTACTTGAAGACAGCCGAGCTCCTCGGGACCGACCTCAAGGTCCAGCTCGACTCCGAATTCGATAGCTTCTATAGCAAGGAAACCAATCTGGACAAGGGAGTTCGCCCCGTCGACCGCGAGACCGAAATCCTGCACGAAGCCGCCCTAGACGCCTGCTACCAGATCGCCTTCATTCTGAAAAGCGGCCAAATCAAGAAAACCTCACCGCAAGACTGCGTCATCTGGTACCAAACCGCCGCCCGCCTCGGCCACGCTCCCTCCAAGCTCGCACTCGGAAAGCTGTATCTAAGCGGCCAATACGTCGACCAAGACGAACCCTTCGGCTGGAAACTCGTGCAGGAGGCCGCCGCCACCGATGCGGAGGCGAAATTCTTCGCTGCCAAAAGCTTCTTCGACGGAAAATTTCCCGACCTCGGTCGCGAAGCAGCCATCAGCCTCCTTCGATCCGCGGTCGCTAGCGGGCTGGAAAAGGCGCAGCATACCCTGGAGAAGCACGAAATTTCCGTCGAAGCCGAGAGCGAGCAAGACACAGCCCCAGTCCCCGCCCGCAAAGGCGAGGACGACGGCTTCGACGGTCCGGTCGACCTTGACCTCGCTTGACGAGAGCCCAGGACGGCCCCGAAAAATCTAAGCAAGGGCTCGACTCCTGCCCATAATCGGCAACCCTTTGGGGTACTCCCTTTTTTCAAGAGCGCGTTGAACAAATCGCGAAGGAACGGAGTTTTTCAACACGCTCTAAGACCGAGATACCTTTTATGCCTGGCGAAGAACCGAACAACTGGAAAGCAGAACTCGAAGACAAGCTCGGACGCTCCTTCACCTCCACCGAGCGCCAACAACTGCAGGCCATCAGCGACCTCGCCGAAGAATTCGATTGGCGCGAAGCCCTCTACGCCAAGGACCTCGAACCCTTCGATCCGGAAATCAAAGTCAAGGTCCCCGATCCCGGCAAACCCATCAGCGACGGGATCTGGGTGCAAAAGCCGGAGAGCGAGCTGGAACTCCTGCAATACATCGCCTTCCTCCTGCAGCGCTTCGAGTCGCCCGTGCCCGCCTTTCTCAGCTCCCTAGTCGACACCACCCCCATCGAACAGGCCCTCATCGAGCGCGCCCGCGTGAAGGAAACGCGTCTCTGGCGCAACCGCCTCGGCAACCTGTCCCAACGCAAGTACGTCACCCCCGTTTCCACTCTGGAGATCCGCCTCAAGCTCTACGGCAAGACCCTCAAATGGGAAGGCCGCCAGTCCGAAAGCGAACCCTACTTCAACATTACCGCCAAGGACTTCGGCCAGTGGCTCTCCAAGGACTACGGCTTCCTAGAGCGCTTCGCCCCCCATAGCCTCACCCTCTGCGCCCTCTTTCAGGAATACTACAAGTCCACCCAGCGAGCCCGCATCGACCTCGACAAACCCGAGGACTGCGCCTTCCTCAACAAGCTGCTCCACCACCCTATCACCAAAGACCAGATCGTCGGATCGAACGACCTGCCCTTTCCCGTATCCGAAACCTCCTTACGCTGGACCGGTATCCAAAACGGAATCGGCGACGACGGCTGCTACGTGCTGCAGCTGGAGCTGGAAAACGGAAACGCCGCCCCCTTCCCCCTCATCTACCTCGCCGGAGAAACGCCCCTCTACCTCTGCAGCGACATCCTCTACCACGGACCTCCCCTGCTCCGTCCCAACGAACGCCCCAACAAGCTTTTCACCATTCCCGCCGCCGCCATCGAGGCGCCCGAAGGGCTACTCTTCCTGCGCAACCAGAAGCTGCCCTTGCCCGAATCCGTGGGCGACGACCTCGTCTGCATTCCCATGCAAGCCCGCCTCTATTGCCAAATCCGCAAGAACGAGGAAAAGTGGGCCAAGAAAACCTGGCTCGACTGCCGGCTCTACTCCGTCTCCCCCGACCAGGAATATTGGTTCCTGCTCGGCAGCGACGGCTGGAAACCGAGCTCCAATCCGGAGGACGAAGAAAGCTCCGTCTCGACTCCTCCCGAACGCACCCTATTCGAGCAGCCGCCAAGCGACTACGTGCCCGAAGTTCTAGAAGCCTTCGACCTCGAGGAAGAGGAAGACGAAGGGCTCTGGAGCCGCACCATCGAACAAGGCTTCGCCCGTGAATTCATCGAGTGGATACAAGAAATCCCCGACGATATCCAACTCATCCCCGACGAGGAACTGGACACCCTGGTCGACGGTCGGCCCGCTGGACGCTACGCCCTCACCGTCTCGCCGGACGACAACGCGGACTGGTTCAACCTGAAGCTCGACCCTCAATTCGTAGACACCAACCTCTCCGAAGAGGAAAAGCAACTGGTGATGCGGGCCCGCGGAGAATACACCTACCTCCCCGGCAAAGGATGGAAGCGCTTCGAAAGCGAAGTCGTCGACACCGACAAGCAATTGCTCGACACCCTCGGCGTGCACTTCGACGAGGCAGGCTCCGGTTCCCATTCCTTGCACACCCTTCAGCTCGCGGAAGCGAAACTGGAAGAAACCGCATTCGAGGAGCAACGCGAGGCCATACGCAAGCGCTCCAAAGAACTCAGCGCCAAGACCGCCGCCGCAGTCCCCAAGGGCATCACCTCCGAATTGCGTCCCTACCAGGTCGAAGGCTTCAAGTTCCTCGCCTACCTCGCCCATAACAATTTTGGCGGCGTCCTCGCCGACGACATGGGTCTCGGTAAAACGCTGCAAACCCTGACTTGGCTCACTTGGCTCAAACTCAACCGGCCCGCTGACGAACCTCCCTTCTCCTGCCTCGTGGTCTGCCCAAAGTCCGTCATGCACGTCTGGCAAAAGGAAGTGGAAATCCACTCCAGCGTGCTGAAGATCTCCATCTTCGACCCGGACGTTCACCAAGCCGCCACCTGGCAACTCGACGGCTCCGACATCCTCGTGGCCAACTACTCCCAGCTGCGCATCCGCAAAGACCTGTTCCATCAAGTCAAATGGACGGTCACCATCCTTGACGAAGCCCAATACATCAAGAACCCGACCTCCCAAACCGCCAAGGCCGCCCGCGACCTTAAGTCCGAGCACCGCATCGCTCTCACCGGCACGCCTGTCGAAAACAAGGCTACCGATCTCTGGTCCATCTTCTCCTACGCCATGCCCGGCCTGCTGGGCAGCAAGACTTCCTTCATGAAGCACTACAAGGAGAACGATCCGCAAACCCCGGCTCGCCTCTCCAATCGCGTATCCCATTTCATGATACGCCGCAGCAAGAAGCAAGTCGCCACCGACCTGCCCGACCGCATCGAGGAATCGCTGGTCTGCCAGATGGAGGGCGAGCAAAAGGACCTCTACCTCGCCGAGCTCAAGCTGACACAGCAAAAGGTGCTCGGCATCGACAGCCAATCCGCTTTCGCCAAGGAGCGCTTCAATATCCTCGCCTCCCTGCTGCGCCTGCGCCAGATTTGCTGCCACCCAGCCTTGGTCAGCCCGGAGTACAAGTCGGTCAAGAGCGCCAAGCTGGAGGGCCTCATCGACCTCGTCTCCGAACTGCAGGAAGAAGGACACAAGGTGCTCATCTTCTCCCAGTTCGTGGAGATGCTCAAGATCATCGCCGAGGCCCTCGATGGCATCGGCTGCAAGCACCTCACCCTCACCGGCCAAACCAAGAACCGCGAGGAGCTGGTCGACCAGTTCCAAAACGAGGACGACATCACCGCCTTCCTGCTTTCCCTAAGAGCAGCCGGTTCCGGCCTCAACCTCACCGCCGCCAGCTACGTGGTGCTCTACGATCCCTGGTGGAACCCCGCAGTCGAGGCCCAGGCCATCGACCGTACCCACCGTATCGGCCAAAAGAATACAGTGAACGCCTACCGCCTCATCGCCAAGGACTCCGTCGAGCAAAAGATCCAAAGCCTGCAGCTTAAGAAAGAAAGCCTCGCCAACGAAATCGTGCGCGAAGAAGCACTCTCCGACATCCTCGACCTCGACAACCTCAAGCACGTGCTCAGCCAGTAGGAGCTGGAGGGACCGGTTCCACCCGGTCCGCAGTGCAGGAGCCGATCTACAAAAACCTGCAAAAAGAAGAACGCGCTCTCCCACAACTCTTTCAAGC
This region of Pelagicoccus enzymogenes genomic DNA includes:
- a CDS encoding tetratricopeptide repeat protein: MNPSQIYRFLLPLIALALLHPLAGQEFDYGDAELSPTELYDEALKHLYGGDGYKINRNAAISKLKKAAEKGYATAHNTLGSLHLQGNGLFTSPRKALRSFEDAAALNDPLGHYNAGYSYLVGRGAQANMATAERHFLAVVDESTQRNLSPEEFGTFRNARAAAYFYLGIIYSDEDDKTYFDAKKATDCFHKSDELNEPNAAMLLAIRYARGEGAEQDQAKSEAFLERYKIAALNKLHNSISQVLFQGMDREDVKASLDEIISSYADQMSEQIQSMQTAFGVSLLDEEELYSPEQAFAWLKPVATEENHLASSRLATLYYRGEGTEPNLEKARELLEHASKQEAMAKYNLAVMLAKGEGGDANLVRAKDLFEKAAKSSWYPAIHYKSPETAPFISERDAIALVKQQAEQRDPDALFCLGRRTLWGLGVERNYDSAKAMILAASELGNAQARFYYGVYIASDFSWLGPSEEDKAIQAAAEAGYPPAIHELGVKAETSNRYKVALENYERSASLGHIPSLYKLGYYYLEGRGVAVDYQKAVSYFQKAADTEDPIGMLNLGLAYEYGFGVEQDLSRAYDLYKEARLRGSYYAEYAIGNLLASGKIGEAAWEEAIPYWESAGAYRNKDAYLRLSECHRTGKGVKKNLSLAFNYYNRAYALTYYGDNDTQYELVQFKLDPKSELYNPGQAINMLRMLELSGYPLAGYKLAELNRDGIGLRQNAKKAYNKYLKTAELLGTDLKVQLDSEFDSFYSKETNLDKGVRPVDRETEILHEAALDACYQIAFILKSGQIKKTSPQDCVIWYQTAARLGHAPSKLALGKLYLSGQYVDQDEPFGWKLVQEAAATDAEAKFFAAKSFFDGKFPDLGREAAISLLRSAVASGLEKAQHTLEKHEISVEAESEQDTAPVPARKGEDDGFDGPVDLDLA
- a CDS encoding DEAD/DEAH box helicase translates to MPGEEPNNWKAELEDKLGRSFTSTERQQLQAISDLAEEFDWREALYAKDLEPFDPEIKVKVPDPGKPISDGIWVQKPESELELLQYIAFLLQRFESPVPAFLSSLVDTTPIEQALIERARVKETRLWRNRLGNLSQRKYVTPVSTLEIRLKLYGKTLKWEGRQSESEPYFNITAKDFGQWLSKDYGFLERFAPHSLTLCALFQEYYKSTQRARIDLDKPEDCAFLNKLLHHPITKDQIVGSNDLPFPVSETSLRWTGIQNGIGDDGCYVLQLELENGNAAPFPLIYLAGETPLYLCSDILYHGPPLLRPNERPNKLFTIPAAAIEAPEGLLFLRNQKLPLPESVGDDLVCIPMQARLYCQIRKNEEKWAKKTWLDCRLYSVSPDQEYWFLLGSDGWKPSSNPEDEESSVSTPPERTLFEQPPSDYVPEVLEAFDLEEEEDEGLWSRTIEQGFAREFIEWIQEIPDDIQLIPDEELDTLVDGRPAGRYALTVSPDDNADWFNLKLDPQFVDTNLSEEEKQLVMRARGEYTYLPGKGWKRFESEVVDTDKQLLDTLGVHFDEAGSGSHSLHTLQLAEAKLEETAFEEQREAIRKRSKELSAKTAAAVPKGITSELRPYQVEGFKFLAYLAHNNFGGVLADDMGLGKTLQTLTWLTWLKLNRPADEPPFSCLVVCPKSVMHVWQKEVEIHSSVLKISIFDPDVHQAATWQLDGSDILVANYSQLRIRKDLFHQVKWTVTILDEAQYIKNPTSQTAKAARDLKSEHRIALTGTPVENKATDLWSIFSYAMPGLLGSKTSFMKHYKENDPQTPARLSNRVSHFMIRRSKKQVATDLPDRIEESLVCQMEGEQKDLYLAELKLTQQKVLGIDSQSAFAKERFNILASLLRLRQICCHPALVSPEYKSVKSAKLEGLIDLVSELQEEGHKVLIFSQFVEMLKIIAEALDGIGCKHLTLTGQTKNREELVDQFQNEDDITAFLLSLRAAGSGLNLTAASYVVLYDPWWNPAVEAQAIDRTHRIGQKNTVNAYRLIAKDSVEQKIQSLQLKKESLANEIVREEALSDILDLDNLKHVLSQ